Proteins from a genomic interval of Salvelinus alpinus chromosome 7, SLU_Salpinus.1, whole genome shotgun sequence:
- the LOC139581717 gene encoding cytochrome b-c1 complex subunit 8-like isoform X2, which yields MGRHFGDLAKIRHVITYSLSPFEQRAFPNYFSKGIPNVWRRFTSSVFKVAPPMICMYLTYTWGNHVHSEGKRKVAADYENEE from the exons ATGGGTCGCCACTTTGGAGATTTGGCCAAGATCAGGCATGTGATCACCTACAGTCTGTCCCCCTTCGAGCAGAGGGCTTTCCCCAACTACTTCTCTAAAGGAATCCCCAATGTCTGGAGACGATTCACATCGTCCGTCTTCAAAGTTGCTCCAC CTATGATCTGCATGTACCTGACATACACCTGGGGCAACCATGTCCACTCAGAAGGAAAGAGGAAGGTTGCCGCCGACTACGAGAATGAAGAGTGA
- the LOC139581717 gene encoding cytochrome b-c1 complex subunit 8-like isoform X1 translates to MSLDLSTSLMIYRTQTHSSNRSDWSPKPMDWARARTPIVALDTMGRHFGDLAKIRHVITYSLSPFEQRAFPNYFSKGIPNVWRRFTSSVFKVAPPMICMYLTYTWGNHVHSEGKRKVAADYENEE, encoded by the exons atgagtctggatctgagtacctccctgATGATTTATAGAACGCAAACGCATTCTTCTaaccgttctgattggtcccCAAAACCGATGgattgggccagagccagaacacct ATCGTCGCTCTAGACACCATGGGTCGCCACTTTGGAGATTTGGCCAAGATCAGGCATGTGATCACCTACAGTCTGTCCCCCTTCGAGCAGAGGGCTTTCCCCAACTACTTCTCTAAAGGAATCCCCAATGTCTGGAGACGATTCACATCGTCCGTCTTCAAAGTTGCTCCAC CTATGATCTGCATGTACCTGACATACACCTGGGGCAACCATGTCCACTCAGAAGGAAAGAGGAAGGTTGCCGCCGACTACGAGAATGAAGAGTGA